The genome window TATTAAATTCAAGTTTTTTATATTAAACAAAGTGCATACTACTTTTAAACGGCCTCTTCAGcagagtaaacaaacaaaataaaagagtGCTTAAGTCGACTGTGCAACTGCTACCAAATCATTGCCTTTTCTGGTGGCCCATCTTCCAGATCAGCCATGCTGATTGTGCTTCCATTTAAGGTGTTTGTGCATCATGTATTCAGGTCTATAAAATGTAGATTTTCCATTAAagttgttgttctgtttgtccaCAGTGCCCAAAAGAAACCTGTAAATATTTCTAAAGACAAACTGGAGTCAGTATTCAAGGTGTGTATTTGtccgcgcgtgtgtgtgtgtttgtttgtgtgtgtgtttgtttgtgtgtgtgtttgtttgtgtgtgtgtgtgtttgtgtgtgtgtgtgtgtgtgtgtgtgtgtgtgtgtgtgtgtgtgtgtgtgtgtcatgctgagctccaccctctcctgtcaATCTGTCTGTTTGGTCCCTCTAGCCCCGCCCAGCCTTTCCCTGTTTATACTTCCCATGTGTTTTTCATGgctgtctgtccctccttccaTTCAGTAACTCCACCCTGTGATTATCAGTCCCACCTCTTCACAGTTgacttctcttgttagtctgtcctatttaatctctgtcccttctcttgttagtctgtcctatttaatctctgtcccttctcttgttagtctgtcctatttaatctctgtcccttctcttgttagtctgttttatttaatctctgtcccttctcttgttagtctgtcatATTTAAGCTTTGTTAATTCTCTTGTTCTGTGGTAGTTCTTAAAACTGTATTCTTGAAACTTAAATATTAAACTTTTGTACTTTAACTTTTGTAATAAACCATAATGTCCACAGGACCACCCAGTCCCTCTCAGTTCAGTCCTCTCTTGTGTTTAATGGATTATCCTGTTATAATCATCTGTGTGTAACACTGTAGTTTTACTGATACTGTTTATTCAGGAGCTGGAGCACAAAATCATCTCTCTGGTGAAAAATGAGCTGAAGAGATTCAAGAATCTACTGAGTCcagattacccagcatgcactgagaaacaggtggaggatgaggaggatcagagcagtgtcagagagggggcgatgaagatcacactgcacgtcctgaggaacatgaaccagacagacctcgctaacacactacagaccagtaagagctcTGGGTCATGACATCATAACATCACTTTATTACTTCAGAGGGAGGACACTGTTGGTGAATCTCAGTTCACAATGAGGATCTTAAATCAGTGTTGGTCTGTCCTCAGTTGACCTCCCTTCAGTGTAGTCTGCTCAGGTGCAGACTCAAGACTCTCCTACATTTATCACTGTTGTCATGTGATTGTAGAATGTTGATGCTTTGAGGATACGTTGTTATTCTTTAAAACTGAGCCAATCAGATTTGACCACAGGTCACTGTCTCATGATGTCATACAcaggtgtgttttctgtttcccTCCATTGTCTCTCAGATGTCCAGTCTGCTAGTTGTAGGTCTCCTCAGTCAGGTGACAGttaccagtgtgtgtggtggaactTCAGCTGGTGTAATGGCTTCCTCCATCAACGCATGTTTTCTCAATGTCATTTTTGATACTCAGACATTCTAACCCGTTGGCACgctgaggcataatcactggcacgcgacacgctggaccagtatcagcaaaaaaaatttataataaaaaatagatcacaatcctccaatcgaaatcgctcctcaatgCTCTGctcggtggaggcgtttatacttggtgattgatcgcgatataatacttaatttgtgtccatttacacctcccctccgctaacaatttaaacccccccccccccccccccccccccgtcatcaATTTTAAACTTgctccccctcccctcaacaaTTTTAAgctcactaccccccccccccccaccccccgccgcaCCAATATTATTTGttgttgatagtggcacactcattgactggacatgttaaagttggcactccatgtctcaaaggttgccgacccctggtcttacctaaagttggcactccatgtctcaaaggttgccgacccctggtcttaCCTATCTCTAACATTTACAGTATTTCAATTTCCTGAATGTATCATGGTCAATCTATGGGGACTAAATATCTATTAATAATAATGTCTTTTCTTGTATTTTCTGCAATGAGTTGTTTATGGTTGGCCTTAAATCAGATTAACATGTGTGCTGTTGTCTTCCACTTTATCAGAAATGTTCCCTGCTTGCCACAGAAAGCTGAAATCCAAACTGAGGGAAAAATGTGAGAAAATTAATGAAGGAATCTCACAGCATGGAACCACAGCActtctgaatgagatctacacagagctctacatcacagagggagggagtggagagatgaataatgaacatgaggtgagacagattgagacagcatccaggagaccagcaacacaggagacacccatcaaatgcagtgacatctttagacccttaccaggacaagacaaagccatcagaactgtgctgactaaaggagtggctggaattggtaaaacagtctcagtgcagaagttcatactggactggtgtgaaggaaatgtaaatcaggatgttctcttcatatttccacttccttttagggagctgaatttgatgaaggagaaaaagctcagtctggtgcagcttcttcattgcttttttccagaaacacgtgaattaaaaccaactcactatacatactacaaaatTCTGTTCATCTTTGACGGTCTGGATGAGTGTCGTCTTCGTCTAGATTTCCAGAACAATGACAGCGTGTGGGATGTAACAGAGTcgacctcagtggatgtgctgctgacaaacctcatcaaggggaatctgcttccctctgctaTCCTCTGGATAACAtctcgaccagcagcagccaatcagatccctcctgagtGTGTTGACCAGGTAACAGAGGTGCGAGGGTTCAGTGGCCCTCAGAGagaggagtacttcaggaagagaatcagtgaCCAGAGTCTGGCCaacagaatcatctcacacatgaagtcatcaagaagtctctacatcatgtgccacattccagtcttctgttggattgcagccactgttctagagaggatgttgggtgaagcagagagtggggagatccccaagactctgactcagatgttcacacacttcctgatctttcacatcaaacacaaggacCAAAAGTATGATCAGAAAAGTGACACTTACCCTcaactagaaaaaaaatctagaaaacatattttggcactgggaaaactggctttccaacagctggataaaggcaacctgatcttctatgaggaAGACCTGAGAAACAGTGGCATTGATGTCAGAGAAATATCAGTGTATTCAGGACTGTGCACtcagatcttcagagaggagtttggtctacagctggggaaggtgttcagctttgtacatctgagtgttcaggagtttctggctgctttatatgtgttcattaccttcatctccaccaacacaaatgtGCTGGAACAGCAACACCCTGGATTGTTCAGTATTTTCAAAAAATCAATATCTTCTCTCCTCAACAGtgcagtggacaaggccttacagagtcagaatggacacctggaccttttcctccgcttccttctgggtctctcactggagtccaatcagactctcttacgagGTCTACTGACACGGACAGGAAGCAGCTCTCACTGCAAAGAGGAAACAGTCCAGTACATCAAGGAGAAGATCAGGGAGAATCCCTCTCCAGAGAAAtccatcaatctgttccactgtctgaatgaactgaatgatcattctctaGTACAGGAAGTCCAAACATACCTGAGCAGAGGAGGTGACACTCGTCTTCATGGAGTCAggctctctcctgctcagtggtcagctctggtgtttgtgttgctgaactcAGAAGAGGAGCTGGATGAATTTGACCTGAGGAAATATGACCCATCAGAGAAATGTCTACTGAGACTGCTGCCAGTGGTCAAAGCATCCAGAAAAGTCATGTGAGTATTTTCATTCAGAGATTCACAGTGGACATAGCACTGGATGCTCCTGAATCAGAAGGTCtatcagagggggggggggggcgctgcCTCTgtgctctggggtgtggggcccggggtgtggggggagcaggtgctggccctCAGCGTGGTGGCGGGACATGGGGCCCGGTGCCTAGGGCCCTGCCCGCGCGGGGGTGACCTGCGCCACTGCGGGTCCGccgctgggtggggtgggtcagTCTGCCTTGTGTCGGGGCATCGGgcctgggccttggggctctgaggtgcctgggtggtgggggtggggcggtcagggtacccgcggatccttaaaaagtcttaaaatgtcttaaatttagttttccatattcaaggcctaaaaatgtcttaaaatgtctggaattttatgaggggaggcattaaattattataagtgtgctgttcagttgttctggcgcgatgtgaacttccgaatctagcgctaatgcagaaaaaaaaccgctccagggtcctagtgctagattcctagcgttggagtatacaacaacgtcaacaattttcgttcgccaaccccccccccccccccccccccccccccgtcaacaattctcgttctcGTTCTCACCCGTCTCCtaaccactgtctgtccctcagtttttactgcactttagacattgagggcttttgaggggatgGTGTGGACACACGTCGTCCAGTGGCCCGGGGCTTTGCCCACGTTTGTcccagcacctgtcccctcaattttaactacaccatagtatcacacactaccatacatgcatctacaccaacacctacacactacacagcactgggtgtggaggggtgggaaggccttccttcacccgtttcctgctccctgccgggacAGGGATGGGTCGCTAGCGCGGGGCTGGACTGGTGGCGTCCTGGAGCTGCTgccgatccttgctggtccagccatttgcccccgccgtggagggtgtgttagtttggatgaatgtgtctttgtccttgtctctttttgtataggtgggtgaatgagtacatgttgggggggggtatgggtgtgtgtgtatatattgggatgaatgtgtaagtatatttgtgggtgtatacatgtccgtaagagtgtatatgggtgaatgtgtgtgggagtgtatgtttgtgtaggtatatatatgtatgaggTTCTATatgagggtgagtgtgggtgtatgtatgtgtatatggatgtgtgtaggtgtatatataatgagggtgtatataagggggtttgtgtatgtatgtaggggTGTATACATGTccgtaagagtgtatatgggtgtgtgtgtgtatatattggggtgaatgtaagtacatttgtgggtgtatacatgtccgtaagagtgtatatgggtgtgggtgaatgtgtgtgggagtgtatgtttgagtggatgtacatgtgcatgtaggtgtatatatgtgggtgagtgtgtgtgtgtgtgtatgtatgtgtatatggatgtgtgtaggtgtatacatgGTAAGGGCGTAtataagggggtgtgtgtgtgtatgtatgtaggagtgtatacatgggggtgagtgtatgtgtgaggacagctggttctgggtctgggGCTTGTTGTGCCCGGTCCTCTCCTGGCTGGTCCCCTGGGGTTACTTCTCcccttttttctgtcttttccctttttattttctctccccctcttttctatattctatcttcttatggtccacctaaccccaataattatcactatTGCACTGTATTAGAACACTGGCAGACAAACCAACATAGAACGACTGAGAACACTCAGTGGGAAACGAAAACAGGCGAAGGAAAAtgcaggagctgtgtgtgtgtgtgtgagtgagagagagagagagagagagagagagagagagagagagagagagaggagagagagagagagagagagagagagagagagagagagagagagagagagagagagagagagagagagagagagagagagagagagatggcttgGGCTGTGAAAGCGTAGGCagcaaacaacttcagcaaagggCTGCTGAAGTTGCTCTCTCTAAATAGGCTGCAAACAGCTGTAGCCTATCACGCTCAATTGCCTCCGGGTCTAGCTCGCGAGCTCCCCCCAGTGGCGGCAGGAGGAACGCgtctgggtccaaccctgacacaCACTTTGTTTATTGAAGTAAATGGAGGAAACAACTGGGCAGAGGGATCCAGACGTAATCCAAAGTCAATGTCAAAAAAACAGTCCAGCTCAGGTacacacaaaaagaagaaaaaacaggtAGAGGTACAAAAAGGGAGAATCCAGGAGAGCAGTGAACTAGACAAACTGGGTCGAA of Brachyhypopomus gauderio isolate BG-103 unplaced genomic scaffold, BGAUD_0.2 sc254, whole genome shotgun sequence contains these proteins:
- the LOC143504294 gene encoding NACHT, LRR and PYD domains-containing protein 3-like isoform X2; this encodes MMEPHNSSSDPKVKSVFSVSSRVFMKSESSPLPSCVSMKSDWSMPCPPYFSSGPVTPDPHAQKKPVNISKDKLESVFKELEHKIISLVKNELKRFKNLLSPDYPACTEKQVEDEEDQSSVREGAMKITLHVLRNMNQTDLANTLQTKMFPACHRKLKSKLREKCEKINEGISQHGTTALLNEIYTELYITEGGSGEMNNEHEVRQIETASRRPATQETPIKCSDIFRPLPGQDKAIRTVLTKGVAGIGKTVSVQKFILDWCEGNVNQDVLFIFPLPFRELNLMKEKKLSLVQLLHCFFPETRELKPTHYTYYKILFIFDGLDECRLRLDFQNNDSVWDVTESTSVDVLLTNLIKGNLLPSAILWITSRPAAANQIPPECVDQVTEVRGFSGPQREEYFRKRISDQSLANRIISHMKSSRSLYIMCHIPVFCWIAATVLERMLGEAESGEIPKTLTQMFTHFLIFHIKHKDQKYDQKSDTYPQLEKKSRKHILALGKLAFQQLDKGNLIFYEEDLRNSGIDVREISVYSGLCTQIFREEFGLQLGKVFSFVHLSVQEFLAALYVFITFISTNTNVLEQQHPGLFSIFKKSISSLLNSAVDKALQSQNGHLDLFLRFLLGLSLESNQTLLRGLLTRTGSSSHCKEETVQYIKEKIRENPSPEKSINLFHCLNELNDHSLVQEVQTYLSRGGDTRLHGVRLSPAQWSALVFVLLNSEEELDEFDLRKYDPSEKCLLRLLPVVKASRKVILSGCGLTEESCKSLTSVLQTENSLKQLEINNNDLKVSGVEQLCAGLKSSNCKLEILRLSGCGLTEESCKSLTSVLQTENSLKELKINNNDLQDSGVEQLCAGLKSSNCKLEILRLSGCGLTEESCKSLTSVLQTENSLKELEMNNNDLKDSGVEQLCAGLKSSNCKLEILRLSLCGLTEESCKSLISVLQTETSLKQLEINNNDLQDSGVEQLCAGLKSSNCKLEILRLSGCLVTEEGCSSLASALSSNPSHLKELDLTYNHPGDSGVKLLSARLEDPHCRLDTLRVDHAGKISLKPGLRKYACELTLDPNTANTRLSLSEGNRKVTYVEEQQTYPDHPERFDYCYQVMCRESLTGRCYWEVECSGDAGIAVTYKGISRKGRSDDCVFGHNIKSWKLRCINNRYSVHHNNNHTYISAPSSSNRVGVYLDWPAGTLSFYSVSSHTHTLTHLHTFHSTFTEPLYAGFGFWGSDSLVCL
- the LOC143504294 gene encoding NACHT, LRR and PYD domains-containing protein 3-like isoform X1, producing the protein MMEPHNSSSDPKVKSVFSVSSRVFMKSESSPLPSCVSMKSDWSMPCPPYFSSGPVTPDPHAQKKPVNISKDKLESVFKELEHKIISLVKNELKRFKNLLSPDYPACTEKQVEDEEDQSSVREGAMKITLHVLRNMNQTDLANTLQTKMFPACHRKLKSKLREKCEKINEGISQHGTTALLNEIYTELYITEGGSGEMNNEHEVRQIETASRRPATQETPIKCSDIFRPLPGQDKAIRTVLTKGVAGIGKTVSVQKFILDWCEGNVNQDVLFIFPLPFRELNLMKEKKLSLVQLLHCFFPETRELKPTHYTYYKILFIFDGLDECRLRLDFQNNDSVWDVTESTSVDVLLTNLIKGNLLPSAILWITSRPAAANQIPPECVDQVTEVRGFSGPQREEYFRKRISDQSLANRIISHMKSSRSLYIMCHIPVFCWIAATVLERMLGEAESGEIPKTLTQMFTHFLIFHIKHKDQKYDQKSDTYPQLEKKSRKHILALGKLAFQQLDKGNLIFYEEDLRNSGIDVREISVYSGLCTQIFREEFGLQLGKVFSFVHLSVQEFLAALYVFITFISTNTNVLEQQHPGLFSIFKKSISSLLNSAVDKALQSQNGHLDLFLRFLLGLSLESNQTLLRGLLTRTGSSSHCKEETVQYIKEKIRENPSPEKSINLFHCLNELNDHSLVQEVQTYLSRGGDTRLHGVRLSPAQWSALVFVLLNSEEELDEFDLRKYDPSEKCLLRLLPVVKASRKVILSGCGLTEESCKSLTSVLQTENSLKQLEINNNDLKVSGVEQLCAGLKSSNCKLEILRLSGCGLTEESCKSLTSVLQTENSLKELKINNNDLQDSGVEQLCAGLKSSNCKLEILRLSGCGLTEESCKSLTSVLQTENSLKELEMNNNDLKDSGVEQLCAGLKSSNCKLEILRLSLCGLTEESCKSLISVLQTETSLKQLEINNNDLQDSGVEQLCAGLKSSNCKLEILRLSGCGLTEESCKSLTSVLQTENLLKELEINNNDLQDSGVEQLCAGLKSSNCKLEILRLSGCLVTEEGCSSLASALSSNPSHLKELDLTYNHPGDSGVKLLSARLEDPHCRLDTLRVDHAGKISLKPGLRKYACELTLDPNTAHTLLSLSEGNRKVTCVKEQQTYPDHPERFDGWTQVMCRESLTGRCYWEVECSGVAGIAVTYKGISRKGDSDDCVFGCNIKSWKLRCYNNSYSVCHNNNYTDISAPSSSNRVGVYLDWPAGTLSFYSVSSHTHTLTHLHTFHSTFTEPLYVGFGVWCSDSSVCLCELE